In a single window of the Calditerricola satsumensis genome:
- a CDS encoding YybS family protein, with protein MSVRGVVEGAVALALYGVMLALSAYTPLGLFLSLVLPLPFAVYAARQGWQPSAWAAALALVLTAFLFGLPAVPAAVFAGAVGTALGGAHRKRRPAEQAVLLAFLAALVSMLLLLVALAAFFNINLVERFETLMRESLQAAERMLERAGMDVERQAAMWHESGRWLHQLIPSMLLMSAATVALVNQWAAGHVLRRMGVPVRRLPPLKDWRLPRSLLYYYLASIVLLFIPGVRDVTWLANVAWNGQALLSVLFVLQGLSLVFFVADARGWSPWVGRAVVILLFLFPHLFLILSLAGIVDLATRVRDVIRR; from the coding sequence ATGTCGGTTCGTGGGGTCGTCGAGGGCGCGGTCGCCTTGGCGCTGTATGGGGTCATGCTGGCGCTGTCGGCGTATACGCCCCTCGGCCTGTTCTTGTCGCTCGTGCTCCCGCTGCCGTTCGCCGTGTATGCGGCGCGGCAGGGATGGCAGCCGTCGGCATGGGCGGCCGCTCTCGCGCTTGTGCTCACCGCGTTCCTGTTTGGCCTGCCTGCGGTGCCGGCCGCCGTTTTTGCCGGTGCGGTGGGGACGGCGCTGGGGGGCGCGCACCGCAAGCGCCGCCCGGCGGAACAGGCGGTGCTCCTCGCGTTTTTGGCGGCATTGGTCAGCATGCTCCTTTTGCTCGTCGCTTTGGCCGCCTTCTTCAACATCAACCTGGTGGAGCGGTTTGAAACGTTGATGCGCGAAAGCTTGCAGGCGGCGGAGCGCATGCTGGAGCGGGCGGGCATGGACGTCGAGCGTCAGGCCGCCATGTGGCACGAGTCGGGACGGTGGCTTCACCAGCTCATCCCGTCCATGCTCCTGATGAGCGCGGCGACGGTGGCGCTGGTCAATCAATGGGCCGCCGGTCACGTGTTGCGCCGGATGGGCGTTCCCGTGCGGCGGCTTCCGCCCCTGAAGGATTGGCGCCTCCCGCGTTCGCTCCTTTACTACTACCTGGCGTCGATCGTTTTGCTGTTCATCCCCGGCGTGCGCGACGTGACGTGGCTGGCCAACGTGGCGTGGAACGGGCAAGCGCTGCTGTCGGTGCTGTTCGTCCTGCAAGGGCTGTCGCTCGTCTTCTTCGTCGCCGACGCCCGGGGATGGAGCCCGTGGGTGGGTCGTGCGGTCGTCATCCTTTTGTTTCTTTTTCCGCACCTCTTTCTTATACTGAGTTTAGCGGGCATCGTGGATCTGGCGACCCGCGTGCGGGACGTGATCCGTCGCTAG
- the dnaB gene encoding replicative DNA helicase produces MSELFLDRMPPHNIEAEQAVLGAVFLEKEALITAMEIVRPEDFYRPAHQRIFQCMIDLLERGEPIDLVTVTAELQSRKWLEEVGGVSYLTDLANAVPTAANVEYYARIVEEKALLRRLIRVATQIASTGYGETEDVGEILSQAERNILEISQRRSRGHFVSIKDVLLETYEKIEFLATHRGEVTGVATGYPDLDRMTSGFQPSDLIIVAARPSVGKTAFALNIAQNVGIRGETVAIFSLEMSAQQLVTRMLCAEGNLEAHKLRTGYLEEDDWERLTMAISTLAKAPIFIDDTPNITVTEIRSKLRRLKAERGLSLVVIDYLQLIQGHCRYAENRQQEISEISRSLKGIARELHVPVIALSQLSRAVEQRQDKRPILSDIRESGSIEQDADIVAFLYRDDYYDPETDRKNIVEVIIAKQRNGPTGKVELVFLKEYNKFVSLDRRHAVDEAS; encoded by the coding sequence ATGAGCGAACTGTTTCTCGATCGCATGCCCCCCCACAACATCGAGGCGGAACAGGCGGTGTTGGGGGCTGTTTTTTTGGAAAAAGAGGCGCTGATCACGGCGATGGAGATCGTCCGGCCGGAGGATTTCTACCGCCCGGCCCACCAGCGCATCTTTCAATGCATGATCGACCTGTTGGAGCGCGGGGAGCCCATCGATTTGGTCACGGTGACGGCCGAGTTGCAAAGCCGCAAATGGCTCGAGGAGGTCGGCGGGGTGTCGTACCTGACCGACCTGGCCAACGCCGTGCCCACCGCGGCCAACGTGGAATATTACGCGCGCATCGTCGAGGAGAAGGCCCTGCTCCGGCGGCTCATCCGCGTGGCCACGCAGATCGCCAGCACGGGCTACGGCGAGACGGAGGACGTCGGCGAGATCCTCTCCCAGGCCGAGCGGAACATCCTCGAGATTTCCCAGCGCCGCAGCCGCGGGCATTTCGTCTCGATTAAGGATGTGCTCCTGGAGACGTACGAAAAGATCGAGTTTCTCGCCACGCACCGCGGCGAAGTGACCGGCGTCGCGACGGGGTATCCCGACCTCGACCGCATGACGTCGGGGTTTCAGCCGTCGGACCTGATCATCGTCGCCGCCCGTCCCAGCGTGGGGAAGACGGCCTTCGCGCTAAACATTGCCCAGAACGTCGGCATCCGCGGCGAGACGGTGGCCATCTTCAGCCTGGAGATGTCGGCCCAGCAGCTCGTCACGCGGATGCTGTGCGCCGAGGGCAACCTCGAGGCCCACAAGCTGCGCACGGGGTACCTGGAAGAGGACGACTGGGAACGGCTGACGATGGCGATCAGCACGCTGGCCAAGGCGCCCATTTTCATTGATGACACGCCGAACATCACGGTGACGGAGATCCGCTCCAAGCTGCGCCGGCTTAAGGCGGAGCGGGGCCTCAGCCTGGTGGTGATCGACTACCTCCAGCTGATCCAGGGGCACTGCCGGTACGCCGAAAACCGCCAGCAGGAGATCTCCGAGATCTCCCGCTCCCTCAAGGGCATCGCCCGCGAGCTGCACGTGCCGGTGATCGCCCTGTCGCAGCTCAGCCGCGCCGTGGAGCAGCGCCAAGACAAACGGCCGATCCTGTCGGACATCCGCGAGAGCGGGTCGATCGAGCAGGACGCCGACATCGTCGCCTTCCTGTACCGCGACGACTACTACGACCCGGAGACGGACCGCAAGAACATCGTCGAGGTGATCATCGCCAAGCAGCGCAACGGCCCGACGGGGAAGGTGGAATTGGTCTTCTTGAAGGAGTACAACAAATTTGTCAGCCTCGATCGCCGACACGCGGTGGACGAGGCGTCGTGA
- a CDS encoding DHH family phosphoesterase — translation MPKFLLERWHGMHMRLAVLLCLALCVILTVYNWMLGLAGLAATVALALFVSRAERAFRADLKAYLETIQYRVKKAGDDVLATLPIGVALYSDSRKVEWANPAFGRLVERDRVIGEALEELLPVGDGVDWTRSGTHELAFHDRVYELTVHSEERMVLLADVTELCRLKKRYRDQRPVFAIIHLDNLDEVTQGMSEQQRGMLLSTVTAALTEWAGAHDLYLRRFASDKFFAVLNEAILSKLEQTRFDILDIVRELHVGNKIPITLSIGVAAEEESLAKLGQLAQSTLDIVLGRGGDQAAVRRGERIVFYGGKTNAVEKRTRVRARVISHALRDLILESENVLIMGHRCADMDAVGAAIGVLKMVQAAGREGYIVLDEVNPAIERLMDEVAKHEALHRSFVSPDEALDLAASWSLLVVVDTHRPSMVMAPELLEAVSRVVVIDHHRRGEEFVDHPVLIYMEPYASSTCELVTELLQYQSEKLTMDRLEASALLAGIVVDTRSFSMRTGARTFEAASFLRRHGADPAFVQHLLKEDPELYHKRVEIIKNAQILPGNIALCTCRTNDRYAQLVMSQAADELLSLRGVQASFVVNDKGDGTVHISARSLGDINVQVIMEKLGGGGHLTSAAAQLKNTTLDEAVERLKQAIRETVAEEGGNGS, via the coding sequence ATGCCGAAATTTTTGCTTGAGCGGTGGCACGGGATGCACATGCGCTTGGCGGTGCTCTTGTGCCTGGCGCTCTGCGTCATCCTCACCGTCTACAACTGGATGCTGGGTTTGGCCGGTTTGGCGGCCACGGTCGCGTTGGCGCTGTTTGTGTCGCGGGCCGAGCGCGCGTTCCGGGCCGATTTGAAAGCCTATCTGGAAACGATCCAGTACCGCGTGAAGAAAGCCGGTGACGACGTTCTCGCCACCCTGCCGATCGGCGTCGCGCTGTACAGCGACTCCCGCAAAGTGGAGTGGGCCAATCCGGCGTTTGGTCGCCTGGTGGAACGGGACCGGGTGATCGGCGAGGCGTTGGAGGAGCTGTTGCCGGTGGGGGATGGGGTGGATTGGACGCGGTCGGGGACCCACGAGCTCGCCTTCCACGACCGCGTCTACGAACTGACCGTCCACTCCGAGGAGCGTATGGTGCTCTTGGCCGATGTCACCGAGTTGTGCCGGTTGAAAAAGCGCTACCGCGACCAGCGGCCGGTCTTTGCCATCATCCATCTCGACAACCTTGACGAAGTGACCCAGGGCATGAGCGAGCAGCAGCGCGGCATGCTCTTGTCGACGGTGACGGCGGCCCTGACGGAATGGGCCGGCGCCCACGACCTCTACCTGCGTCGGTTCGCTTCGGACAAATTTTTCGCCGTGTTGAACGAAGCCATCCTGAGCAAGCTGGAACAGACCCGTTTCGACATCCTCGACATCGTGCGCGAGCTGCACGTGGGCAACAAGATTCCCATCACCTTGAGCATCGGCGTGGCGGCCGAAGAGGAGTCGCTGGCCAAGCTCGGGCAGCTGGCCCAGTCGACGCTGGACATCGTCCTCGGGCGCGGCGGCGACCAGGCGGCGGTGCGCCGCGGAGAGCGCATCGTCTTTTACGGCGGGAAAACCAATGCCGTGGAGAAGCGCACCCGCGTGCGGGCGCGGGTCATCTCCCACGCCCTGCGCGACCTGATCCTGGAAAGCGAGAACGTCCTCATCATGGGCCACCGCTGCGCGGACATGGACGCCGTTGGCGCGGCCATTGGCGTGCTCAAGATGGTGCAGGCGGCGGGGCGTGAGGGCTACATCGTCCTCGACGAGGTGAATCCGGCCATCGAGCGGCTGATGGACGAGGTGGCGAAACACGAAGCGCTGCACCGCTCTTTTGTTTCCCCGGACGAGGCCCTTGACCTTGCCGCATCGTGGTCCCTCTTGGTCGTCGTCGATACCCATCGCCCGTCGATGGTCATGGCGCCGGAGCTCCTTGAGGCGGTGAGCCGCGTGGTGGTGATCGATCACCACCGTCGGGGGGAAGAGTTTGTCGATCATCCCGTGCTGATCTATATGGAGCCGTACGCCTCGTCGACCTGCGAACTGGTGACGGAGCTCCTGCAGTACCAGAGCGAGAAATTGACCATGGACCGCCTCGAGGCGTCGGCCCTCTTGGCGGGGATCGTCGTCGACACGCGCAGCTTTTCCATGCGCACCGGGGCGCGCACCTTTGAAGCGGCGTCGTTCCTTCGCCGCCATGGCGCCGATCCGGCCTTTGTCCAGCACCTGTTAAAAGAGGATCCGGAGCTGTACCACAAGCGGGTGGAGATCATCAAGAATGCGCAGATCTTGCCCGGCAACATCGCCCTCTGCACCTGCCGGACGAACGACCGCTACGCCCAGCTCGTCATGTCGCAAGCCGCCGATGAGCTCCTCAGTCTCCGCGGCGTGCAGGCTTCCTTTGTCGTCAACGACAAGGGCGACGGCACGGTGCACATCAGCGCCCGTTCCCTGGGCGACATCAACGTGCAGGTGATCATGGAAAAGCTGGGCGGGGGCGGCCACCTGACGAGCGCCGCCGCGCAGCTGAAAAACACGACCCTGGACGAAGCCGTCGAGCGCCTGAAACAGGCCATTCGCGAAACGGTGGCCGAAGAAGGGGGGAACGGATCGTGA
- a CDS encoding DUF951 domain-containing protein, which produces MERKRFGLGDIVEMKKPHPCGTNEWEVIRMGMDIRIKCRGCGHSVLMPRLKFERKLKRVLVSQNTPDVT; this is translated from the coding sequence ATGGAGCGCAAACGGTTTGGACTGGGCGACATCGTCGAAATGAAAAAGCCCCACCCGTGCGGGACAAACGAGTGGGAAGTGATCCGCATGGGCATGGACATCCGCATCAAGTGTCGGGGCTGCGGGCACAGCGTGCTCATGCCCCGCCTGAAGTTTGAGCGGAAACTGAAGCGCGTGCTCGTTTCCCAGAACACCCCCGATGTGACGTAA
- the rplI gene encoding 50S ribosomal protein L9, with the protein MKVIFLKDVKGQGKKGEVKNVSDGYARNYLIPRGLAVEATEGNLKTLEAQKRSEAKRKAQELAEAKALAEKLEKTTVTIAAKAGEGGRLFGAVTSKQIAEALAKQNLAVDKKKILLDEPIRALGTWRVPVKLHPDVTVHLAVTVVEE; encoded by the coding sequence GTGAAGGTGATCTTTCTGAAGGACGTCAAGGGACAAGGCAAGAAGGGGGAAGTGAAGAACGTCTCCGACGGATATGCCCGCAACTACCTCATTCCGCGGGGGCTGGCCGTTGAGGCCACCGAGGGCAACCTCAAAACGCTGGAGGCGCAAAAGCGCAGCGAAGCGAAGCGCAAGGCCCAGGAGCTGGCCGAAGCCAAGGCGCTCGCGGAAAAGCTGGAAAAGACAACCGTGACCATCGCCGCAAAGGCGGGCGAAGGCGGGCGGCTGTTTGGCGCCGTGACGAGCAAGCAGATTGCCGAAGCCTTGGCCAAACAGAATCTGGCGGTGGACAAGAAGAAGATCCTGCTGGACGAGCCGATCCGCGCCCTCGGCACGTGGCGGGTGCCGGTGAAGCTGCATCCGGACGTCACGGTTCACCTCGCAGTCACCGTCGTGGAGGAATGA
- the ssb gene encoding single-stranded DNA-binding protein has translation MLNRVILIGRLTHDPELRYTPSGVAVASFSLAVNRPFTNQQGERETDFIDIVVWRQLAETCAQYLRKGRLVAVEGRLQIRTFENQEGRRVKVAEVVADNVRFLESSAAAQGSRTDDPLEAPERRPARFDDDPFAGDSQPIDISDDDLPF, from the coding sequence ATGCTGAACCGGGTCATTCTGATCGGGCGCCTGACGCACGACCCGGAGCTTCGGTACACGCCGAGCGGGGTGGCCGTCGCGTCGTTTTCGCTGGCGGTAAACCGGCCGTTCACCAACCAGCAGGGGGAGCGCGAGACCGATTTCATCGACATCGTCGTGTGGCGGCAGCTGGCCGAAACGTGCGCCCAATACTTGCGCAAAGGGCGGCTGGTGGCCGTGGAAGGGCGCCTGCAGATCCGCACGTTTGAAAACCAGGAAGGGCGCCGCGTCAAGGTGGCCGAGGTGGTGGCCGACAACGTGCGCTTCCTCGAATCGAGCGCGGCGGCACAGGGCAGTCGGACGGACGATCCCCTCGAGGCGCCGGAGCGGCGTCCGGCCCGGTTCGACGACGATCCCTTTGCCGGAGACAGCCAGCCGATCGACATTTCGGACGACGATTTGCCGTTCTGA
- a CDS encoding peptidoglycan DD-metalloendopeptidase family protein, with protein sequence MKGNSAITAGIVALSILIGSTAFAVQQYQAHARTVYDVYWNGAYVGTVSDPGIVHAWLDKQKRQYAGQHDGLRLHVDASLRVAERRAYNGVFDNAGTLRALAQRVRVKAEAVRVVIDGKTVAYAPDAQTVARVLDAIKAAHARELAPAKRAVTIASRGEEAPARTVRQVTFVERIDVEPARVDPREVLTETELRQLLETGTPEPKRHVVQPGDCLSCIAARYNLTTDELKRLNPGLTEETLLQIGQPINVTVHRPKVTVKTVEEVTVVENVPFAVEVRQDPRLPRGEQRVIQEGKKGQKRVTYRLVKENGALVAKAMLSQAVLAEPVAKVVLRGTKAIASTGTGNLAWPTRGGRITSGFHYRWGKMHTGLDIAGARNRDILAADNGRVVFAGWNGDYGYTVILDHGNGLRTLYAHMDRIQTRVGAVVEKGQVIGVMGDTGHSTGVHLHFEVIRNGVKVNPLRYL encoded by the coding sequence ATGAAGGGAAACTCGGCAATCACCGCGGGCATCGTGGCCCTTTCGATCCTGATTGGCAGCACGGCGTTTGCGGTTCAGCAGTACCAGGCCCATGCGCGGACGGTGTACGATGTCTACTGGAACGGCGCATACGTGGGCACGGTGAGCGATCCGGGAATCGTGCATGCGTGGTTGGACAAGCAAAAACGGCAGTACGCCGGCCAACATGACGGACTTCGCCTCCACGTGGACGCGTCCCTGCGCGTTGCCGAGCGGCGGGCGTACAATGGCGTTTTCGACAACGCCGGCACGTTGCGCGCCCTCGCCCAGCGCGTCCGGGTGAAGGCGGAGGCCGTCCGGGTGGTCATCGACGGCAAAACGGTGGCGTACGCGCCGGATGCGCAGACGGTTGCGCGGGTCCTTGACGCCATCAAAGCGGCCCATGCGCGGGAGCTTGCGCCTGCCAAGCGCGCGGTGACCATCGCCTCGCGCGGAGAGGAGGCACCGGCTCGCACCGTCCGGCAGGTGACGTTTGTCGAGCGCATCGACGTGGAGCCGGCAAGGGTGGACCCGCGCGAGGTGCTGACGGAAACGGAGCTGCGGCAGCTGCTGGAGACGGGCACGCCCGAACCGAAGCGGCATGTGGTGCAGCCGGGCGACTGCCTGTCCTGCATCGCTGCCCGCTACAACCTGACGACGGACGAGCTCAAGCGGCTCAATCCCGGCCTGACGGAGGAGACCCTGCTGCAAATCGGGCAGCCGATCAACGTGACGGTGCACCGGCCGAAGGTGACGGTGAAAACGGTAGAAGAGGTGACCGTGGTCGAGAACGTGCCGTTTGCGGTCGAGGTGCGTCAGGATCCCCGTCTCCCGCGGGGCGAACAGCGGGTCATCCAGGAAGGGAAGAAGGGGCAGAAACGCGTCACCTATCGGCTGGTCAAGGAAAACGGGGCCTTGGTGGCCAAGGCAATGCTGTCGCAGGCGGTGCTCGCCGAACCGGTGGCGAAGGTGGTCCTGCGGGGAACGAAGGCGATCGCGTCCACCGGAACGGGCAATCTGGCGTGGCCGACGCGCGGGGGACGCATCACGAGCGGCTTCCACTACCGGTGGGGGAAGATGCACACCGGCCTCGACATCGCCGGCGCGCGAAACCGCGACATCTTGGCGGCCGACAACGGCCGGGTGGTGTTTGCCGGCTGGAACGGCGACTACGGGTACACGGTGATTCTGGACCACGGCAACGGGCTGCGCACGTTGTATGCCCACATGGACCGGATCCAAACGCGTGTGGGCGCCGTGGTGGAAAAGGGGCAAGTGATCGGCGTGATGGGCGACACCGGCCATTCGACGGGCGTGCATCTGCACTTTGAAGTGATCCGCAACGGGGTCAAGGTGAACCCCCTGCGCTACCTGTAA
- a CDS encoding mechanosensitive ion channel family protein, with protein MDWAVEQWTQWDAWYQKLFRSFYAVVANPDLWLHILTVGIKIVAILVGTHLAVRLARTVIERLVEQRDKGRIALNERRVRTMTSLATNIVTYTLYFLALLLVLGQLGFNLAPILAGAGVVGLAVGLGAQNLVRDVITGFFIIFEDQFAVGDVIQVGQYKGTVIEIGLRVTKIRSWTGEVHIIPNGRITEVTNFSVANALAVVDVGVAYDTDVDKAMRVLREEILEEVQRELPDLVAKPEVLGVEQFRASGMVLRVVAECKPNTQFAVARTLRQRIKEGFDRHGIEIPYPQMVMVQPTSPQA; from the coding sequence ATGGATTGGGCGGTGGAGCAATGGACGCAATGGGATGCCTGGTATCAAAAGCTGTTTCGCTCCTTCTATGCCGTGGTGGCCAATCCCGACTTGTGGCTGCACATCCTCACCGTGGGGATCAAGATTGTGGCCATCCTCGTCGGCACCCATCTGGCCGTTCGCTTGGCCCGCACGGTGATCGAACGCCTCGTCGAACAGCGAGACAAGGGGCGCATCGCCTTAAACGAGCGGCGCGTTCGCACGATGACCTCGCTTGCGACCAACATCGTCACCTACACGCTGTATTTTCTGGCCCTGCTGCTCGTGCTCGGGCAATTGGGGTTTAATCTGGCTCCCATCCTCGCCGGTGCCGGCGTGGTCGGACTGGCTGTCGGCTTAGGCGCGCAAAACCTCGTGCGCGACGTCATCACCGGCTTTTTTATCATCTTTGAGGATCAGTTTGCCGTCGGCGACGTCATTCAGGTCGGCCAGTACAAGGGCACGGTGATCGAGATTGGGTTGCGCGTGACGAAGATCCGCAGCTGGACCGGCGAGGTGCACATCATTCCCAACGGGCGCATCACCGAGGTGACCAACTTCTCCGTGGCCAACGCCCTGGCTGTGGTTGACGTGGGCGTGGCGTACGACACCGACGTGGACAAGGCCATGCGCGTGCTGCGCGAGGAGATCCTCGAGGAGGTCCAGCGGGAACTCCCCGACCTTGTCGCCAAGCCGGAGGTGCTTGGCGTGGAGCAGTTTCGGGCCTCGGGGATGGTGTTGCGCGTGGTGGCCGAGTGCAAACCGAACACGCAGTTTGCCGTGGCCCGCACGCTGCGGCAGAGGATCAAGGAAGGCTTTGACCGGCACGGCATCGAAATTCCCTACCCGCAAATGGTCATGGTTCAGCCCACATCCCCGCAGGCGTGA
- the rpsR gene encoding 30S ribosomal protein S18 codes for MARGRRHKRKKVCYFTVNKIEKIDYKDVDLLKKFISERGKILPRRVTGTSAKYQRMLTKAIKRARQMALLPYTVD; via the coding sequence ATGGCTCGCGGTCGTCGCCACAAGCGCAAAAAAGTGTGCTACTTTACGGTGAACAAGATCGAGAAAATCGATTACAAAGACGTCGATCTGCTGAAGAAGTTCATCAGCGAACGCGGCAAGATTTTGCCGCGCCGCGTCACGGGTACGTCGGCGAAATACCAGCGCATGTTGACGAAGGCGATCAAGCGCGCGCGTCAAATGGCGCTGTTGCCGTACACAGTGGACTGA
- the ychF gene encoding redox-regulated ATPase YchF — MGLRAGIVGLPNVGKSTLFNAITRAGAEAANYPFCTIDPNVGVVDVPDERLRVLTEMFRPQRTVPTTFEFVDIAGLVKGASQGEGLGNKFLAHIREVDAICHVVRCFDDPNITHVAGSVDPLRDMETINLELILADLETVDKRLERAKRQLKTGEKKAQEVYALLERLRTHLESGQPARSLALTDEERLELRDLHLLTMKPVLYVANVSEAEAAGAAENPHVAEVRRRAAEEGAEVIVISAKVEAEIAELDGEDRDLFLAELGLAESGLDRLIRAAYRLLGLITFFTAGEKEVRAWTIREGTKAPQAAGVIHSDFERGFIRAEVVAYDDLVRAGSMAQAREQGLLRLEGKDYVMQDGDVVYFRFNV; from the coding sequence ATGGGTTTGCGCGCGGGGATCGTCGGCTTGCCCAACGTCGGCAAGTCGACGCTGTTTAACGCCATCACCCGGGCGGGAGCCGAAGCGGCCAACTACCCGTTCTGCACCATCGACCCGAACGTCGGCGTGGTGGACGTGCCCGACGAGCGGCTTCGGGTGCTCACGGAGATGTTCCGCCCGCAGCGCACGGTGCCGACCACCTTCGAGTTCGTTGACATCGCCGGGCTGGTCAAGGGGGCCAGCCAGGGCGAAGGGCTGGGCAACAAGTTTCTCGCCCACATTCGCGAGGTGGACGCCATCTGCCACGTCGTGCGCTGTTTCGATGACCCCAACATCACCCACGTCGCCGGCAGCGTCGACCCGCTGCGCGACATGGAGACAATCAACCTCGAGCTGATCCTGGCCGATCTGGAAACGGTGGACAAGCGCCTCGAGCGGGCCAAGCGCCAGCTGAAAACGGGAGAGAAAAAGGCGCAGGAGGTGTACGCGCTCCTCGAGCGGCTGCGGACGCACCTGGAAAGCGGTCAGCCGGCGAGGAGCCTCGCCCTTACCGACGAGGAGCGGCTAGAGCTGCGCGACCTGCACCTTTTGACGATGAAACCGGTCTTGTACGTGGCCAACGTGAGCGAAGCGGAAGCGGCGGGCGCCGCCGAAAACCCACACGTGGCCGAGGTGCGCCGGCGGGCGGCGGAGGAGGGGGCCGAGGTGATCGTCATCAGCGCCAAGGTGGAGGCGGAGATCGCCGAGCTCGACGGCGAGGACCGCGACCTGTTCCTCGCCGAGCTGGGCCTGGCCGAATCGGGCCTCGACCGCCTCATCCGCGCCGCGTATCGCCTCCTCGGCCTGATCACCTTCTTCACCGCCGGGGAAAAGGAGGTTCGGGCCTGGACCATTCGCGAGGGGACCAAGGCACCCCAGGCGGCCGGCGTCATTCACAGCGATTTCGAGCGCGGCTTCATCCGCGCCGAGGTGGTGGCCTACGACGACCTCGTTCGCGCCGGTTCGATGGCCCAGGCGCGGGAGCAGGGCCTCTTGCGCCTGGAGGGCAAAGACTACGTGATGCAGGACGGCGACGTGGTCTATTTCCGGTTTAACGTGTAG
- a CDS encoding adenylosuccinate synthase: MSTVVVVGTMWGDEGKGKVTDYLAQRAEVVARYQGGNNAGHTISFGGKKYKLHLIPSGIFYPEKVCVIGNGMVIDPKAFAEELAYLRENGIPVNNLYVSDRAHVIMPYHIKLDIVEEERKGANRIGTTRKGIGPAYMDKAARVGIRVADLLDEDVFREKLARNLAEKNRLLEKVYETEGFDLDAVYEEYRQYAEILRPFVTDTSVVLNEAIDQGRRVLFEGAQGVMLDIDQGTYPYVTSSNPIAGGVCIGAGVGPTKIHHVVGVAKAYTTRVGDGPFPTEIHGDIADYIRERGNEYGTTTGRPRRIGWFDSVVVRHARRVSGITDLSVNCLDVLSGLPTVKICVAYKHNGQILEHFPANLRVLAECEPVYEELPGWTEDITGVRSLNELPVNARHYLERIAQLTGIPLSLFSVGPSRDQTNEVRGVWA, translated from the coding sequence GTGTCCACGGTGGTCGTCGTCGGCACGATGTGGGGGGACGAAGGGAAGGGCAAGGTGACCGATTACCTCGCCCAGCGGGCGGAAGTGGTGGCCCGCTACCAAGGCGGCAACAACGCCGGGCACACCATTTCCTTCGGCGGGAAGAAATACAAGCTCCACCTCATTCCCTCGGGCATCTTCTACCCGGAAAAGGTGTGCGTCATCGGCAACGGCATGGTGATCGACCCCAAGGCCTTTGCCGAGGAGCTGGCGTACCTGCGGGAAAACGGCATCCCGGTGAACAACCTGTACGTGAGCGACCGTGCCCACGTCATCATGCCGTACCACATCAAGCTGGACATTGTGGAAGAGGAACGCAAAGGGGCGAACCGGATCGGCACGACGCGCAAGGGCATCGGCCCGGCGTACATGGACAAGGCGGCGCGCGTAGGCATTCGCGTGGCCGATCTGCTCGACGAGGACGTCTTCCGCGAAAAGCTGGCCCGCAACCTGGCCGAAAAGAACCGGCTGCTGGAGAAGGTGTACGAGACGGAAGGGTTCGACCTCGACGCGGTGTACGAGGAGTATCGCCAGTACGCGGAGATCCTTCGTCCCTTCGTCACGGACACCTCCGTCGTGTTGAACGAGGCCATCGACCAGGGGCGGCGCGTGCTGTTTGAAGGGGCCCAGGGCGTGATGCTCGACATCGACCAGGGGACGTACCCCTACGTCACCTCGTCCAACCCCATCGCCGGCGGCGTGTGCATCGGCGCCGGGGTGGGGCCGACGAAGATCCACCACGTCGTCGGCGTGGCCAAGGCCTACACGACGCGGGTGGGCGACGGCCCGTTCCCGACGGAGATCCACGGCGACATCGCCGATTACATCCGCGAGCGGGGCAACGAGTACGGCACGACGACCGGCCGCCCGCGCCGCATCGGGTGGTTCGACAGCGTCGTCGTCCGCCACGCCCGGCGGGTGAGCGGCATCACCGACCTGTCCGTCAACTGCCTCGACGTGCTGTCGGGCCTGCCCACGGTGAAGATCTGCGTCGCCTACAAGCACAACGGGCAGATCCTCGAGCACTTCCCGGCCAATTTGCGCGTGCTGGCCGAGTGCGAGCCGGTGTATGAGGAGCTGCCCGGGTGGACGGAGGACATCACCGGCGTGCGTTCGCTGAACGAACTGCCGGTCAACGCCCGCCACTACCTCGAGCGCATCGCCCAGCTGACGGGCATCCCGCTGTCCCTCTTTTCCGTGGGGCCCAGCCGCGACCAGACCAACGAGGTGCGCGGGGTGTGGGCGTAG
- the rpsF gene encoding 30S ribosomal protein S6 → MRQYEVMYIVRPDLDEERTKELVEKFRTLVNTNGGEVTSVEPMGKRRLAYEIEKYREGYYVVMKFQGRPETVKELDRVLKITDGILRHLIVREDE, encoded by the coding sequence ATGCGGCAATATGAAGTGATGTACATCGTGCGCCCGGACCTCGACGAGGAACGGACAAAGGAGCTCGTTGAGAAGTTCCGCACGCTGGTGAACACAAACGGCGGGGAAGTGACCAGCGTGGAGCCGATGGGGAAGCGGCGTCTGGCGTACGAAATCGAGAAGTACCGGGAAGGCTACTATGTGGTGATGAAGTTCCAGGGCCGACCGGAAACGGTGAAAGAGCTCGATCGCGTGCTGAAGATCACCGACGGCATCCTGCGGCATCTGATCGTGCGCGAAGACGAGTGA